The following proteins are co-located in the Streptomyces bottropensis ATCC 25435 genome:
- a CDS encoding DUF6281 family protein gives MMLSGTRVRIALTVLAMTPLAVGCAALDTGGTSSSSCAFAVDYDNRQYVDAGRVGYTLGAEVGTARDSVCDDQGGGEEDQVEPGDLGDYAAYAIKGVDTEDAIAVRESPGAEVRVVIHMTADEGVREAAERLFGKKERGGEGAGTHDGTHEDGSDSGDSGDSGVAAGKCVLVVEYGDESYVSRGDAKIELGDKAGIARAVPCGDMPGEAHPSAEPEAFQAYEIKGLDPADAIAIRYSADQEPFLMVPLSDDDLAPEVEDLLAAEEG, from the coding sequence ATGATGCTGAGCGGTACCCGTGTACGGATCGCCCTGACCGTCCTTGCGATGACGCCCCTGGCCGTCGGGTGCGCGGCACTGGACACCGGGGGCACGAGTTCGTCCTCGTGCGCGTTCGCCGTGGACTACGACAACCGGCAGTACGTCGACGCGGGCAGGGTCGGTTACACCCTCGGCGCCGAGGTGGGCACCGCACGGGACTCCGTCTGTGACGACCAGGGCGGTGGCGAGGAGGATCAGGTGGAGCCGGGGGACCTGGGCGACTACGCGGCCTACGCCATCAAAGGCGTCGACACCGAGGACGCGATCGCGGTCCGCGAGTCCCCGGGGGCCGAGGTGCGCGTCGTGATCCACATGACCGCGGACGAAGGCGTGCGGGAGGCGGCCGAGCGCCTCTTCGGGAAGAAGGAGCGGGGCGGCGAGGGCGCCGGCACCCACGACGGCACCCACGAAGACGGCTCCGACAGCGGTGACAGCGGTGACAGCGGGGTGGCTGCGGGGAAGTGTGTGCTCGTCGTGGAGTACGGGGACGAGAGCTACGTCAGCCGGGGCGACGCGAAGATCGAGCTGGGGGACAAGGCCGGGATCGCCCGTGCGGTGCCGTGTGGGGACATGCCCGGCGAGGCCCACCCCTCGGCCGAACCGGAGGCGTTCCAGGCGTACGAGATCAAGGGGCTGGACCCGGCCGACGCGATTGCCATCCGTTACTCGGCGGACCAGGAGCCGTTCCTCATGGTCCCCCTGTCCGACGACGACCTGGCGCCCGAGGTCGAGGACCTGCTCGCGGCCGAGGAAGGGTGA